The Parcubacteria group bacterium genome has a window encoding:
- the rpmB gene encoding 50S ribosomal protein L28, translated as MSRICEITGKGTAVGNNVSHSQRKTRRTFMINLQKRTLVNPATGTKMSVRLSTTALRTLKKWQREGKQYDLRELVKN; from the coding sequence ATGTCTCGCATATGTGAAATAACAGGCAAAGGCACTGCAGTGGGAAATAATGTTTCTCATTCCCAGAGGAAAACAAGGAGAACATTTATGATCAATTTGCAAAAGAGAACATTGGTCAATCCCGCTACCGGTACAAAAATGTCCGTGCGTCTATCGACAACTGCACTCCGTACACTAAAAAAGTGGCAAAGAGAAGGCAAGCAGTACGATCTGCGCGAACTTGTCAAAAACTAG
- the rpmG gene encoding 50S ribosomal protein L33, producing the protein MSQDNLIKLVSQGDEEGKGKGHTIWSHKNTKKLRGIKIEVKKFNPVAKKHTVYREKK; encoded by the coding sequence ATGTCACAGGACAATCTTATTAAACTCGTATCACAGGGTGATGAAGAAGGCAAAGGCAAAGGCCATACTATTTGGTCGCACAAAAATACCAAAAAGCTTCGCGGGATCAAAATTGAGGTCAAAAAATTCAATCCGGTAGCAAAAAAGCATACAGTATATCGTGAAAAGAAATAA
- the murF gene encoding UDP-N-acetylmuramoyl-tripeptide--D-alanyl-D-alanine ligase: MCETVLRWMARSVLWRQKPFVIGITGSIGKTTTKDMIVHILRRHRKVWYTRKNYNNEVGVPLTICGVEHSVDSVLNVMQVFFRWIYALCTVRYPEIVVVEMGVDRMYDMDKLLHIVLPDIAILTAIAPAHSEFFPSIEHIAEEKQKIVTKLKDGGVAIVNADDRNVANVCAKTKNRCLSYGTVHGADFVATDIDVCFQQCYTTGLSFKLNYEGKMIPVRLHNLCAEHMIYAALAALAVAHELHLNVIETINDLEDFVPSPGRMRLLKTKKGALLIDDTYNASPKAMKAAIETLGKIPAERKIAIVGDMRELGDISVAEHKKVAIYMEENKIDEVFFVGEKMRDAYEQLQQKHIQKKYFSDAETVIPSIVDYIEQGDVILVKGSRGMHMERIVRAIVEDPTQAL; this comes from the coding sequence GTGTGTGAAACAGTTTTGCGGTGGATGGCGCGTAGTGTATTGTGGCGACAAAAACCATTCGTAATTGGTATTACAGGCTCCATTGGCAAGACAACGACAAAAGATATGATCGTGCATATTTTGCGTCGTCACAGAAAAGTGTGGTATACGCGCAAAAATTATAACAATGAAGTTGGTGTTCCCTTGACGATCTGTGGCGTTGAACACAGTGTGGATTCTGTTTTGAATGTAATGCAGGTTTTTTTCCGATGGATCTATGCGCTGTGCACTGTGCGTTATCCGGAGATTGTTGTCGTGGAAATGGGTGTGGATCGTATGTATGACATGGATAAACTTTTGCATATCGTATTACCGGATATTGCCATTTTGACGGCGATTGCACCGGCGCATAGTGAATTTTTCCCATCGATCGAACATATTGCAGAAGAAAAACAAAAGATCGTAACGAAGTTGAAAGATGGTGGCGTGGCGATCGTTAATGCTGATGATCGTAACGTTGCTAATGTTTGCGCGAAGACCAAAAATCGCTGTCTGTCATATGGTACGGTGCATGGTGCGGACTTTGTCGCCACAGACATTGATGTTTGTTTTCAACAGTGCTATACAACGGGGTTGTCTTTCAAATTGAATTATGAGGGCAAGATGATCCCTGTGCGTTTGCATAACTTGTGTGCCGAGCACATGATCTATGCTGCTCTCGCTGCTCTTGCTGTTGCACATGAATTGCATCTTAATGTCATTGAAACAATAAATGATCTGGAGGATTTTGTGCCATCTCCAGGGCGGATGCGACTTCTTAAAACAAAAAAAGGTGCTCTCCTCATTGATGATACATACAACGCATCGCCAAAAGCAATGAAAGCGGCGATTGAAACACTTGGGAAAATTCCGGCAGAAAGAAAGATCGCGATTGTGGGGGATATGCGTGAATTGGGTGATATATCTGTTGCAGAACATAAAAAAGTTGCAATATACATGGAAGAAAACAAGATTGATGAAGTATTTTTTGTGGGAGAAAAAATGCGCGATGCATATGAGCAGTTGCAACAAAAACATATACAAAAGAAATATTTTAGTGATGCGGAGACGGTCATTCCAAGCATTGTCGATTATATCGAACAAGGGGATGTGATTTTGGTCAAAGGGTCGCGTGGCATGCACATGGAAAGGATCGTACGCGCAATCGTAGAGGATCCGACACAGGCGTTGTAA
- a CDS encoding penicillin-binding protein 2: MKNKKYTTTKNSEKSRYAMRWTRTSVIFVFVITVFFVVVVRLVFIQVFGYEKYSSLAFRQHTVEKNILSSRGEIFLKNNDDVYPLGVNREYFMAYVSPRDVPDEEMSTVADQIAQALQLDTGAVLQKIAKRNDIHEELKHKITKEEKEDIEKKNIKGLNFLSEYFRFYPGGSLASHVVGFVGSDGETYRGRYGIEAFFDEELRGSDGKVVQERDARGGWLANTDRIVSEKKDGTDMYLTIDYTVQYEVERILESAIKQYEATGGSIIVMDPKTGKILALANDPMFTPNNYNEVEDVAVFRNHAISDEYECGSVFKPVTMAMGLDDGKVTKDSTYVDTGSIKAAEYTIRNSEDKVYGLQTMTQVLENSINTGVIHVETLVGNKKFKEYVERFGFGSVTGIELPAEADGNISNLAHINRNVEYYTASFGQGITVTPLQLASAYSALANGGFMMKPQIIEKKVYSDGTQEVIPPYPVHRVISEDASRQIGEMLRSVVVNGHGKRADVPGYLIGGKTGTAQVAKTGEKGYDDTQTIGTFAGYGPINDPRFVIVVRIDNPKNIIWAESSAAPTFGQVMKYLLNFYDIPPTEKIDSK, translated from the coding sequence ATGAAAAATAAGAAATATACAACAACAAAAAATTCTGAAAAAAGCAGGTATGCTATGCGTTGGACGCGCACATCGGTCATTTTTGTTTTTGTCATAACGGTATTTTTTGTAGTTGTGGTACGGTTGGTCTTCATTCAGGTTTTTGGATACGAAAAATATTCTTCTTTGGCATTTCGACAACATACGGTTGAAAAAAATATCTTATCTTCTCGAGGAGAAATTTTTCTCAAAAACAATGATGATGTGTATCCGCTTGGTGTAAACCGAGAATATTTTATGGCATATGTGTCGCCACGAGATGTGCCTGACGAAGAAATGTCTACGGTTGCTGATCAGATCGCACAAGCTCTACAGTTGGATACAGGAGCAGTCTTGCAAAAAATTGCCAAAAGAAATGATATCCATGAGGAACTGAAACATAAAATAACAAAAGAAGAAAAGGAAGACATTGAGAAAAAAAATATCAAAGGACTGAATTTTTTATCTGAATATTTCCGATTCTATCCAGGAGGATCGCTTGCATCGCATGTTGTGGGATTTGTGGGATCGGATGGAGAGACATATCGAGGTCGTTATGGTATTGAGGCATTTTTTGATGAGGAATTGCGAGGCAGTGATGGAAAAGTAGTTCAGGAGCGTGATGCACGTGGTGGGTGGCTCGCCAATACGGATCGTATCGTTTCTGAAAAAAAAGACGGGACGGATATGTATTTGACAATCGATTATACTGTACAATATGAGGTTGAAAGGATATTGGAGAGTGCAATAAAGCAGTATGAGGCAACGGGTGGCTCTATCATTGTCATGGATCCGAAGACGGGAAAGATTCTCGCGCTTGCAAATGATCCGATGTTCACACCAAATAATTATAATGAAGTGGAAGATGTCGCCGTGTTTCGCAATCACGCTATCTCGGATGAATATGAGTGTGGTTCCGTATTTAAGCCGGTCACAATGGCGATGGGATTGGATGATGGTAAAGTGACGAAAGATTCAACGTATGTTGATACAGGTTCCATAAAAGCTGCCGAGTATACGATCAGAAACTCTGAAGATAAGGTGTATGGGTTGCAGACGATGACGCAAGTTCTGGAAAATTCGATCAATACGGGTGTCATTCATGTGGAGACGTTGGTAGGAAACAAAAAATTTAAAGAATATGTGGAAAGATTTGGTTTTGGAAGTGTAACGGGTATCGAATTGCCTGCGGAAGCCGATGGTAACATTTCTAATCTTGCACATATCAATCGGAATGTGGAATATTATACAGCATCGTTCGGACAAGGGATCACTGTGACGCCGTTACAGCTGGCAAGTGCATACAGCGCATTGGCAAATGGCGGCTTCATGATGAAACCGCAAATTATTGAAAAAAAAGTGTATTCAGACGGCACACAAGAGGTGATCCCACCATATCCCGTGCATCGTGTGATCAGTGAGGATGCGTCACGACAGATCGGTGAGATGTTACGTAGTGTTGTGGTAAATGGGCACGGAAAGCGTGCTGATGTACCGGGATATTTGATCGGAGGAAAGACGGGTACGGCACAAGTCGCAAAGACCGGTGAAAAGGGCTATGATGATACACAAACGATCGGTACATTTGCGGGCTATGGTCCGATCAATGATCCGCGGTTTGTGATCGTGGTGCGGATCGATAATCCAAAAAATATTATATGGGCGGAGTCCAGTGCGGCACCAACATTTGGACAGGTGATGAAATATTTGTTGAATTTTTATGATATACCACCGACAGAGAAAATTGATTCAAAATAA
- the rsmH gene encoding 16S rRNA (cytosine(1402)-N(4))-methyltransferase RsmH — protein sequence MNALEKTQHIPVMALEALEMMQLRRGMTVVDATLGGGGYAKMIHEKIGPEGRLIALDQDQKAIDRFIAHNPKIAQEITIVHSNYSHIRKVLQEQGIEKVDAIVADLGVSSDQLNEADRGFSFKYGGLIDMRMDQDNVVSALEIVNQYAQEDIADIIATYGDEKFAQRIARAICASRPLETTEALAQVVGDAIPQSVRRSLKVHPATKTFQALRIAVNDEYRHLQIFLTEGIKALQDSGRFVVVSFHSGEDRLVKNVFRTHARGCICAEDAPICTCNIVPTVRVVAKKPIAPSEEEVRQNPRARSARLRVVQKLSV from the coding sequence ATGAATGCACTGGAAAAGACACAGCACATACCGGTAATGGCTCTGGAGGCGTTGGAGATGATGCAATTGCGTCGTGGTATGACGGTGGTGGATGCAACACTTGGTGGCGGAGGATATGCAAAGATGATCCATGAAAAAATCGGACCGGAAGGACGGCTGATCGCACTTGATCAGGATCAAAAAGCGATTGATCGGTTTATCGCACACAACCCAAAAATAGCACAGGAAATCACAATTGTTCATTCAAATTATTCTCATATAAGAAAAGTCTTGCAAGAGCAAGGAATCGAAAAAGTCGATGCAATTGTCGCAGATCTTGGCGTGTCATCAGACCAACTCAATGAAGCTGATAGGGGATTCAGTTTCAAGTATGGCGGGTTGATCGATATGCGCATGGATCAGGACAATGTGGTAAGCGCTTTGGAGATCGTCAATCAGTATGCGCAAGAGGATATTGCGGATATTATTGCGACGTATGGTGATGAGAAATTTGCACAGCGAATTGCGCGTGCAATTTGTGCATCCCGTCCGTTGGAAACAACCGAAGCACTCGCGCAGGTCGTTGGTGATGCGATCCCGCAAAGTGTTCGACGATCGCTCAAAGTACATCCGGCAACAAAAACATTTCAAGCGTTGCGGATTGCCGTGAATGATGAATACCGGCATTTGCAGATTTTTCTTACAGAGGGAATAAAAGCATTACAGGATTCAGGAAGATTTGTGGTCGTTTCCTTCCATTCTGGAGAGGATCGATTGGTAAAAAATGTTTTTCGTACACATGCGAGGGGATGCATTTGTGCGGAGGATGCGCCGATTTGCACATGTAATATTGTGCCGACAGTGCGTGTTGTTGCCAAAAAACCGATTGCTCCATCAGAAGAGGAAGTACGACAAAATCCGCGTGCACGAAGCGCACGATTGCGTGTTGTGCAGAAGTTATCCGTGTAA
- the mraZ gene encoding division/cell wall cluster transcriptional repressor MraZ, protein MFIGEYNHVVDVKNRVALPSKFRAELGGTVVVTRGLDKCLFVYPLVVWQELAQKLGTMPIGESATRSFVRLMLAGATDVNADGQGRVLIPDYLKQYAGIGKDVVVAGLFNRLEIWDEKNWKEYKENAEKNTDEIAENLGKIGMY, encoded by the coding sequence ATGTTTATTGGAGAATACAATCATGTTGTTGATGTAAAAAACAGAGTGGCATTACCGTCAAAATTTCGTGCAGAGCTTGGAGGGACGGTTGTAGTGACGCGAGGGTTGGATAAATGTCTCTTTGTCTATCCACTTGTTGTGTGGCAAGAGCTGGCACAAAAGTTGGGTACGATGCCGATCGGTGAATCTGCGACACGATCATTTGTGCGACTCATGCTTGCAGGTGCAACAGATGTAAATGCCGATGGACAGGGTCGTGTGCTCATTCCGGATTATTTGAAGCAGTATGCAGGAATCGGTAAAGACGTTGTTGTCGCGGGACTATTCAATCGATTGGAAATCTGGGATGAAAAGAACTGGAAAGAGTATAAAGAAAATGCGGAGAAAAATACGGATGAAATAGCAGAAAATTTGGGAAAGATTGGCATGTATTAA
- a CDS encoding alanine--tRNA ligase, with protein sequence MKAEELRKKYLEFFQSKGHRIIPSASIVPENDPTTLFITAGMHPLVPYLMGEKHPEGTRLANAQKCIRTIDIDEVGDATHHTFFEMLGNWSLGDYFKKDAIQWSWEFLTSSEWLGLDKNRIAVSVFTGENEGTSSEIPFDSEAYGLWKEIFDANGLPIERIAKLPRKNNWWGPAGETGPCGPDTEMFYWVGDANDVPKSFNDDNDLWVEIWNDVFMEYHKNEKGEYVKMASQNVDTGMGLIRVLSAINGLSDNYQTSLFVPIIEKIEELSGKKYSFKKGDLGFDEMPECWIGDMRAMRIIADHIKASVFIIADGVTPENTGRGYILRRLIRRAVRQGHFLDIKNNFTVEIAKVVQIIYGEIYPEILDDNILAALGKEEEKFRETIERGIKEIKKQRFRIKEKYKILFLYDEENRNTEMLPETKRGKWLFDFYQSYGFPLEMTLEELEEIAGKKINNQQKELLKKEFSEELKKHQELSRTASAGMFKGGLADNKEETMQLHTAAHLMLAGLRKVLGEHVHQKGSNINGERVRFDFSHSEKMTDGQKKAVEDYVNEAIHAKVPVVMKEMSLDDAKASGAEGAFENKYGDVVKVYSVEGFSNEICGGPHVTNTGDIKGVFKIKKEESSSAGVRRIKAIIE encoded by the coding sequence ATGAAAGCAGAAGAATTACGAAAAAAATATTTGGAATTTTTTCAATCCAAAGGACACAGGATCATTCCATCAGCGTCGATCGTGCCGGAAAATGATCCGACCACGCTTTTTATCACAGCGGGGATGCATCCGCTTGTGCCATATTTGATGGGGGAAAAGCATCCTGAAGGGACGCGATTGGCAAATGCGCAAAAATGCATTCGTACTATCGATATTGATGAAGTGGGAGATGCGACACATCATACTTTTTTTGAGATGTTGGGGAATTGGTCGCTGGGAGATTATTTCAAAAAAGATGCTATTCAATGGAGTTGGGAGTTTTTGACATCTTCAGAATGGTTGGGGCTTGATAAAAACAGAATTGCTGTTTCGGTATTTACGGGAGAAAATGAAGGGACTTCCAGTGAAATTCCTTTTGACAGTGAGGCATATGGATTATGGAAAGAGATATTTGACGCAAATGGTTTGCCGATCGAAAGAATTGCCAAGTTACCACGCAAAAATAATTGGTGGGGACCTGCAGGAGAGACTGGACCCTGTGGACCGGACACGGAAATGTTTTATTGGGTAGGGGATGCAAATGATGTTCCGAAGAGTTTTAACGATGACAATGATCTGTGGGTGGAGATCTGGAATGATGTTTTCATGGAATATCACAAAAATGAAAAAGGTGAATATGTAAAAATGGCCAGTCAAAATGTTGATACGGGGATGGGGCTCATTCGTGTGTTATCCGCTATCAACGGTCTCAGTGATAATTATCAAACTAGTCTGTTTGTCCCAATAATTGAAAAAATTGAAGAACTCTCTGGAAAAAAATATTCTTTTAAAAAAGGTGATTTAGGTTTTGATGAAATGCCAGAATGTTGGATTGGCGATATGCGCGCGATGCGAATTATTGCTGATCATATTAAGGCAAGTGTTTTTATTATTGCCGATGGAGTAACTCCAGAAAACACAGGACGAGGTTATATTCTCCGTCGGTTAATTCGTCGCGCTGTGAGACAAGGTCATTTTTTAGATATTAAAAATAATTTTACCGTAGAAATTGCCAAAGTGGTACAGATAATTTATGGTGAAATTTATCCGGAAATTTTGGATGATAATATTTTGGCTGCACTGGGAAAGGAGGAGGAGAAATTTAGAGAAACTATAGAAAGAGGAATAAAAGAAATCAAAAAACAACGTTTTAGAATTAAAGAAAAGTATAAAATATTATTTTTGTATGATGAAGAAAATCGAAATACAGAAATGCTACCTGAGACAAAAAGAGGTAAATGGCTTTTTGATTTTTACCAAAGTTATGGTTTTCCTTTGGAAATGACACTGGAAGAGTTGGAAGAAATAGCAGGAAAAAAAATAAATAATCAACAGAAGGAGTTATTAAAAAAAGAATTTTCAGAAGAATTAAAAAAACATCAAGAACTTTCACGTACGGCAAGTGCGGGTATGTTCAAGGGTGGTTTGGCTGATAATAAAGAAGAAACGATGCAGTTGCACACTGCGGCTCATTTGATGCTAGCTGGGTTGCGGAAAGTTCTCGGTGAACACGTGCATCAGAAGGGATCCAATATCAACGGGGAGCGTGTACGTTTTGATTTTTCCCATTCGGAGAAAATGACCGATGGACAAAAAAAGGCTGTAGAGGATTATGTCAATGAGGCAATTCACGCAAAGGTGCCGGTGGTGATGAAAGAAATGAGCTTGGACGACGCCAAAGCGAGTGGGGCGGAAGGTGCTTTTGAAAATAAATATGGTGATGTGGTGAAAGTATATTCTGTGGAAGGATTCTCCAATGAGATCTGCGGTGGTCCCCATGTGACCAATACGGGAGATATCAAAGGTGTATTCAAGATCAAGAAAGAAGAATCGTCCAGCGCAGGTGTCCGGAGGATCAAAGCGATAATTGAGTAA
- a CDS encoding CxxC-x17-CxxC domain-containing protein, translating to MSEITAFAETNFRNRRAAFGIKTDDRRRHMYAIGKTGMGKTNMLENLAVQDILNGHGVCFIDPHGDTAEKLISMIPPNRINDVIYFNPADQNFPISFNVMEEVAPEFRPLVASGMIGVFQKLWADSWGPRLEYILRNAILALLEYPGSTLLGVMRILVDKKYRIRVVNHIQDPVVKAFWAEEFPKWNERVLQEVISPIQNKVGQFITNPIIRNIIGQTKSAFDVRTIMDERKILILNLSKGRIGEDNSALIGAMLITKIQLAAMARVDMEEGDRKDFYLYVDEFQNFSTESFANILSEARKYRLNLILANQYITQLEEVVRDAIFGNVGTLVSFRVGAADAEYLEKEFEPIFTMNDIVNLPKFNIYLKLMIDGIAGDAFSATTLPPIERRFEDSTEKVIKVSRERYSQDKKEVEEKIARWSGMVVTATPQSDAGEKSVVRNPQETTTVVIPATKSEEPRIVVNNENNAVVVDKPIYDAVCATCDLAIQVPFKPDGNRPVFCKECFKDHQRVVAKVQGNAGESPQKKPYQKKPPVEKKEIVEEDIILSTGEKTMSLSRLQHVAPKKFQHSSKKPSVDLQSVRSLIDKTRKDTE from the coding sequence ATGAGTGAAATTACAGCATTTGCAGAAACAAATTTTCGCAACAGAAGAGCAGCATTTGGTATCAAAACTGATGATCGTCGCAGACATATGTATGCTATTGGTAAGACCGGTATGGGAAAGACAAATATGCTGGAAAATCTTGCTGTGCAAGATATTCTCAATGGGCATGGTGTGTGTTTTATCGATCCGCATGGGGACACTGCTGAAAAGTTGATCAGTATGATCCCGCCGAACCGCATTAATGATGTGATCTATTTCAATCCCGCGGATCAAAATTTTCCGATCTCATTCAATGTTATGGAGGAGGTTGCTCCGGAATTTCGCCCGTTGGTTGCGTCAGGTATGATTGGCGTCTTCCAGAAATTATGGGCGGATTCGTGGGGCCCGCGATTGGAATATATTTTACGCAATGCGATCCTTGCGCTATTGGAATACCCGGGTAGCACGCTACTCGGCGTTATGCGTATCTTGGTGGACAAAAAGTATCGCATTCGTGTTGTCAATCACATCCAAGATCCTGTAGTAAAGGCTTTTTGGGCGGAAGAATTTCCCAAATGGAATGAGCGTGTTTTGCAGGAAGTGATCTCGCCGATCCAAAATAAAGTTGGACAATTTATTACAAATCCGATCATTCGTAATATTATCGGACAAACGAAATCAGCATTTGACGTGCGAACGATCATGGATGAACGAAAGATCCTCATACTCAACTTGTCCAAGGGGCGGATCGGTGAAGACAATAGCGCGCTTATCGGTGCGATGCTTATCACAAAGATCCAGCTTGCCGCAATGGCTCGTGTGGATATGGAAGAGGGTGATCGTAAGGATTTTTATCTATATGTGGATGAGTTTCAAAACTTTTCAACAGAATCGTTTGCGAACATCTTGTCCGAGGCGCGTAAGTATCGTTTGAATCTCATATTGGCAAATCAATATATCACACAGTTGGAAGAAGTGGTGCGTGATGCAATTTTTGGAAACGTCGGGACGTTGGTATCGTTTCGTGTTGGCGCGGCGGATGCGGAATATTTGGAGAAAGAATTTGAACCGATCTTCACAATGAATGATATCGTGAATTTGCCAAAATTCAATATCTATTTGAAGTTGATGATCGATGGTATTGCAGGCGATGCTTTTAGCGCAACGACGTTGCCTCCGATTGAAAGAAGATTTGAGGATAGTACGGAAAAAGTGATCAAGGTGTCACGAGAACGATATTCGCAAGACAAGAAAGAAGTGGAAGAAAAAATTGCACGATGGAGTGGCATGGTCGTGACGGCAACACCACAAAGTGATGCTGGAGAAAAAAGTGTTGTGAGAAATCCGCAAGAAACAACGACTGTAGTTATTCCGGCAACAAAAAGCGAGGAACCACGCATTGTCGTCAATAATGAGAATAACGCGGTTGTAGTGGATAAACCAATATATGATGCTGTGTGTGCAACATGTGATTTGGCGATTCAGGTACCGTTCAAGCCGGATGGTAATCGTCCTGTTTTTTGCAAAGAATGCTTCAAAGATCATCAGCGTGTAGTGGCAAAAGTGCAAGGAAATGCGGGTGAATCTCCACAAAAAAAACCATATCAAAAAAAACCACCGGTGGAAAAAAAAGAAATCGTTGAAGAGGATATCATCTTGTCCACGGGGGAAAAAACGATGAGTCTGTCACGATTGCAGCATGTGGCTCCAAAGAAATTTCAACACTCGTCCAAAAAACCGTCAGTGGATCTGCAATCGGTGAGAAGTCTGATTGACAAAACACGCAAGGATACGGAATGA
- a CDS encoding HTH domain-containing protein, whose protein sequence is MKNDEKKEHIDLHGVFRAVLSHLPERSQDIIAKRFGVTEKKPLTLQAIGDEYNITRERVRQIVQSGLKSMRDVEEHDDLEMVQNAITDFVQKHHGIVAENAIIDFLGGEEYSSRGSVRFFIEGLTDVEFVNVKKYPVEERVVMHADFDVEKWFAVHNLVKELLEAQQKVHTIDHIHKHVASTHENIDHDQLIKYLIVSREIGKNPFDKWGIVEWDDVSPRGVREKALLIMKEQNKPMHFREIAEAIDHYGLGKKGKKSHPQTVHNELIRDKNFVLVGRGVYALNTESYIKGTVKDVIENVLNNSDEPLTAEEVVERVLTMRYVKPSTIKVNLNAVAKKLNKKYTLDTKRK, encoded by the coding sequence ATGAAAAATGATGAAAAAAAAGAACACATTGATTTGCACGGCGTTTTTCGTGCTGTTTTAAGTCATTTGCCGGAAAGATCACAGGATATCATTGCAAAACGATTTGGTGTAACAGAAAAAAAACCTCTGACATTGCAGGCAATCGGTGATGAATATAACATTACGAGAGAGAGGGTGCGACAAATTGTCCAATCCGGTCTTAAAAGTATGCGGGATGTCGAAGAGCATGATGATCTGGAAATGGTACAAAATGCAATTACGGATTTTGTGCAAAAGCATCATGGCATTGTTGCAGAGAATGCGATCATTGATTTTCTTGGTGGAGAAGAATATTCTTCACGAGGCTCTGTGCGTTTTTTTATAGAGGGTTTAACAGATGTGGAGTTTGTGAATGTAAAGAAGTATCCGGTTGAAGAGCGCGTTGTCATGCACGCTGATTTTGATGTGGAAAAGTGGTTTGCTGTGCATAATCTCGTCAAAGAACTATTAGAGGCGCAACAAAAAGTGCATACGATCGATCATATTCATAAACATGTTGCATCTACACACGAAAATATTGACCATGATCAGCTGATAAAATATCTCATTGTTTCACGTGAAATTGGGAAAAATCCATTTGATAAATGGGGGATTGTTGAATGGGATGATGTATCACCGCGCGGTGTGCGTGAGAAAGCGTTGCTCATTATGAAAGAGCAAAACAAACCGATGCATTTTCGCGAGATTGCAGAAGCGATCGATCACTACGGACTTGGGAAAAAAGGAAAAAAATCTCATCCACAAACAGTGCATAACGAGTTGATCCGTGATAAAAATTTCGTCTTGGTTGGACGTGGCGTTTACGCGCTTAATACGGAGAGCTATATTAAAGGAACGGTGAAAGATGTGATTGAAAATGTATTGAACAACTCTGATGAACCTCTTACAGCAGAGGAAGTGGTTGAGCGCGTATTGACAATGCGTTATGTCAAACCGTCAACGATCAAGGTAAATCTGAATGCGGTTGCAAAAAAACTCAACAAAAAATATACTCTAGATACGAAGCGTAAATAA
- a CDS encoding carboxymuconolactone decarboxylase family protein, with amino-acid sequence MSPTQPVVHCVSCEELHGDARKIFDDFIQKTGKVPKWLQVMGNCEDTMVGFFSLFKSVMDNAPVSATLKWKVAYVVSDINKCEFCIGATKMKLVEFNVSEEDLANIDQSTDEKEKLAIEYARATTEHAYSIDPELIAKMQATFTDEEIVEITAVIGTFNFLNRFNDALRILPDTK; translated from the coding sequence ATGTCCCCCACACAACCAGTTGTACACTGCGTTTCTTGTGAAGAATTACACGGTGACGCACGAAAGATCTTTGACGACTTCATCCAAAAAACCGGCAAAGTACCAAAGTGGCTCCAAGTCATGGGTAATTGTGAAGACACGATGGTCGGATTCTTTTCACTGTTCAAATCTGTAATGGACAATGCTCCCGTATCAGCAACGCTCAAATGGAAAGTGGCATATGTCGTGTCAGACATCAACAAATGCGAATTTTGCATTGGCGCAACAAAAATGAAATTAGTAGAATTTAACGTCTCAGAAGAAGATCTTGCCAATATCGACCAGTCAACAGACGAGAAAGAAAAACTCGCGATCGAATACGCGCGCGCAACAACAGAGCATGCATATAGCATTGATCCGGAACTGATCGCAAAAATGCAAGCGACATTTACCGACGAAGAAATTGTCGAGATCACTGCGGTAATCGGCACATTCAACTTCCTCAATCGTTTCAACGACGCTTTGCGCATCCTGCCGGATACAAAATAA
- the atpC gene encoding ATP synthase F1 subunit epsilon produces the protein MSLITLKVITPERVVFEGEVDQVTLPVSDGEVTILPKHRSYIASLKVGEITTKKGTQESNIAVVGGFLEFADNQLTVLADEALRAEEIDIEAAEAARKRAEDIKNNVIRTDEVEYARVAAALEQELSKIKIAKKYLSRRGL, from the coding sequence ATGTCACTTATTACACTAAAAGTGATCACGCCGGAAAGAGTCGTATTTGAGGGCGAGGTGGACCAAGTCACATTGCCGGTCAGTGACGGAGAAGTGACGATCTTGCCAAAACATCGATCGTACATTGCGTCTCTCAAGGTGGGTGAGATCACGACAAAAAAAGGTACGCAGGAGAGCAATATTGCTGTGGTGGGAGGCTTCTTGGAATTTGCGGATAATCAATTGACAGTGCTTGCGGATGAGGCACTTCGTGCAGAAGAGATTGATATCGAAGCGGCAGAAGCGGCGCGCAAACGTGCAGAGGATATCAAAAACAACGTCATTCGTACAGATGAAGTGGAATACGCGCGCGTTGCGGCGGCACTTGAACAAGAGTTATCAAAGATCAAGATCGCCAAAAAGTATCTTTCACGCAGAGGATTATAA